One region of Quercus lobata isolate SW786 chromosome 2, ValleyOak3.0 Primary Assembly, whole genome shotgun sequence genomic DNA includes:
- the LOC115974352 gene encoding tubby-like F-box protein 5, whose amino-acid sequence MSLKAIVRELTKEIRDGIGSISKRRGGEDGKSSARYCRRGKSHIAPDCSSLTSSSLTAAFVTIQEQQQSRWSNLPPELLLDIIQRVEASETAWPARKDVVACASVCRSWRDVTKEIVKTPEQCGSLTFPISLKQPGPRDAPIQCFIKRERATSTYHLYLGLSPALSSDTSKLLLAAKKIRRATSTEFVISLVQDDYSRASNSYVGKLRSNFLGTKFSVYDSQPPHDLSIQSNSRSHRRIRPKQVSPKVPAAGNYNVATISYELNVLRTRGPRRMQCTMHSIPISAIQEGGTAPTPMEFKNHHDEQCSLFSISKGKKPLVEFSSTSLAETLESTPNTRDSLVLKNKAPRWHEQLQCWCLNFKGRVTVASVKNFQLVAAAENHQNVPLAEQEKVILQFGKIGKDIFTMDYRYPLSAFQAFALCLSSFDTKPACE is encoded by the exons ATGTCGCTCAAAGCGATAGTTCGGGAGCTGACGAAGGAGATTCGAGATGGAATAGGGAGCATATCGAAGAGAAGAGGAGGAGAAGATGGGAAAAGTAGTGCGCGTTATTGTCGGCGCGGAAAGTCTCACATCGCGCCGGATTGTTCATCGTTGACGTCGTCTTCGTTGACTGCAGCATTCGTTACGATTCAAGAGCAGCAGCAGAGCCGGTGGTCGAATTTGCCTCCTGAATTGCTTCTAGATATAATTCAACGCGTCGAAGCAAGCGAGACGGCTTGGCCTGCTCGCAAAGACGTCGTGGCTTGCGCCTCGGTTTGCAGGTCTTGGAGAGATGTCACTAAAGAGATTGTTAAAACTCCAGAACAATGTGGCTCACTCACCTTCCCCATCTCACTCAAACAG CCTGGCCCAAGGGATGCTCCGATCCAATGCTTTATAAAGAGGGAAAGGGCGACCTCGACTTATCATCTCTATCTTGGTCTGAGCCCTG CTCTGTCTTCGGATACGAGTAAATTATTGTTGGCAGCAAAAAAGATCAGAAGGGCAACGAGTACAGAATTTGTAATATCGTTAGTTCAAGATGATTACTCTCGAGCAAGCAATTCTTATGTTGGAAAGCTGAG GTCTAATTTCCTGGGGACCAAGTTTTCCGTCTATGATAGTCAGCCTCCACATGACTTGTCAATCCAATCGAATTCTAGGTCACATCGAAGAATCCGTCCAAAGCAGGTATCTCCTAAGGTACCTGCCGCGGGTAATTACAATGTGGCTACTATATCTTATGAGCTCAATGTCCTCCGCACCAGAGGTCCAAGGAGAATGCAGTGCACAATGCATTCAATCCCCATATCTGCGATACAAGAAGGGGGCACTGCCCCTACTCCAATGGAATTCAAAAATCACCATGATGAGCAATGCtcattgttttcaatttcaaaaggaaagaagccACTTGTTGAGTTCAGCTCCACCAGCCTTGCCGAGACACTGGAATCAACACCCAACACAAGGGATTCTCtggttttgaaaaacaaagctCCTAGATGGCACGAGCAGCTGCAATGTTGGTGCCTAAATTTCAAAGGACGTGTTACAGTTGCCTCTGTTAAGAATTTTCAGCTGGTTGCAGCTGCAGAGAATCATCAAAATGTTCCGTTGGCAGAACAAGAAAAAGTAATACTACAATTTGGTAAAATTGGGAAAGACATTTTCACCATGGATTACCGCTATCCTCTTTCCGCTTTCCAAGCGTTTGCACTCTGCTTGAGCAGCTTCGACACTAAACCAGCTTGTGAATGA
- the LOC115964019 gene encoding putative pectinesterase 11: MMTRGYVFNFFVLALCTLMAISRANLDPTQMTTALLIRVDQSGKGDYKKIQDAINAVPSNNSELVFIWVKPGIYKEQIVVPVDKPFITLSGTNTTGTIITWNDSGDIFQSPTFTVLASDFVGRYLTIQNTFGAGNKAVALRVSGDRAAFYNCRILSHQDTLLDDTGRHYYKNCYIEGDTDFICGDAASLFEKCHLHSLSEGVGAITAQRRESPAENTGFTFLGCKITGVKTALLGRPWGAYSRVVFAFTYMSNVILPQGWDDWGDSSKQSTSYYGQYKCSGPGAITSRRVQWSHNLTIQEAAPFLTMDLISGKSWIRPAPTSFKKAPASISKNSDTGN; the protein is encoded by the exons ATGATGACTCGTGGTTATGTTTTCAACTTCTTTGTCCTAGCTTTATGTACTCTCATGGCTATTTCCAGAGCAAACCTGGACCCAACTCAAATGACTACAGCCCTTCTAATACGTGTTGACCAGTCTGGAAAGGGAGACTACAAAAAAATACAAGACGCCATTAATGCTGTGCCATCCAATAACTCGGAGCTTGTATTTATATGGGTCAAGCCAGGAATTTACAAAGAACAGATTGTTGTGCCCGTGGACAAGCCCTTCATAACACTAAGTGGCACAAACACAACTGGGACTATAATAACATGGAACGACAGTGGGGACATATTTCAGTCTCCAACATTTACTGTCTTGGCCTCTGATTTTGTTGGGCGATACCTCACAATCCAG AATACATTTGGGGCAGGAAATAAAGCTGTTGCACTGAGAGTCTCGGGAGATAGGGCAGCATTCTATAATTGCAGAATACTGTCCCATCAAGATACCCTACTTGATGATACCGGAAGGCACTACTACAAAAATTGTTACATAGAAGGAGATACTGATTTTATTTGTGGAGATGCTGCTTCTCTCTTTGAG AAATGCCATTTGCACTCACTCTCGGAAGGAGTTGGAGCTATCACAGCCCAACGTAGAGAGTCACCTGCGGAGAACACTGGGTTCACCTTCTTGGGTTGCAAGATCACTGGCGTGAAAACTGCCCTTCTTGGAAGGCCATGGGGTGCCTATTCTAGGGTAGTCTTTGCTTTTACTTACATGTCAAATGTCATACTGCCCCAAGGTTGGGATGACTGGGGTGACTCATCCAAACAAAG TACGTCTTACTATGGGCAATACAAATGTTCTGGACCTGGAGCCATTACATCAAGAAGGGTCCAATGGTCACACAACCTCACAATTCAAGAAGCAGCACCCTTCTTGACTATGGACTTGATTAGTGGCAAAAGTTGGATTAGGCCAGCACCAACCAGTTTCAAGAAAGCACCTGCTTCCATTTCTAAGAATAGTGATACTGGAAATTAA
- the LOC115977838 gene encoding uncharacterized protein LOC115977838, translated as MGSLMAGWGSPYQDPKSEAYKRNLSLTKEEISSYWKAKKKAEEEHGSDILSSPSGSSTQESTFGGSGKKFERSNSAPLANRREGFKTEASLEKIIKKNDWWTRSNWAFLNEPPLSEGASNTYTSQFHVAGVNTSKSSTGEGIST; from the exons ATGGGTTCTTTAATGGCAGGATGGGGCTCGCCCTACCAAGATCCAAAGTCAG AGGCATACAAAAGGAATTTGTCATTAACTAAAGAAGAGATTTCTTCTTACTGGAAAGCAAAGAAGAAAGCAGAGGAAGAACATGGTAGTGACATCCTGTCTAGTCCATCGGGTAGTAGTACTCAG GAAAGCACATTTGGAGGCTCTGGGAAAAAGTTCGAGAGGTCGAACTCGGCGCCTTTGGCCAATAGAAGGGAGGGCTTCAAAACTGAAGCAAGCTTGGAGaaaattatcaagaaaaatgaCTG GTGGACAAGGAGTAATTGGGCATTTCTGAATGAGCCACCTCTTTCTGAAGGTGCATCCAACACTTACACATCTCAGTTCCATGTAGCTGGCGTGAACACCTCGAAATCAAGCACTGGTGAAGGAATTAGCACCTGA